AGATTAGTTAAAAAGTTTCAAGGGAGATCCCTTCATATTATCTAGAGAACATCAGTCCGCAACAATAGCTCCTGCAAAATGAGCCAGATAGTTCAAGATCAGATCAGAAGATGAGAAATGCATAAAGAGGAGTAAAACCCTTCCGAATTTCAGATTTCAGAATGACAAACTGTTACTTGTTTTTCTAGCATTTTCGTTATAATAAAGCAAAAGAGCAGTCAAATTGCAGAAAATGAAGTCAAAACATTAAATAGAAAAGTTTTAAGGATATTAAAAACCACAGCCTTACACGTACATTACCAACCATAACGAACTGAATCCAATACTATGTCGATATCTACTCTTCAGTCAATGAGAAGCAGCTGCAAGATGTGATACTGAAAAAGAATCCTTAGAGACTAAAATATGCatatcaattcaaaatttagattttagaGTATGGTTACCCTGActcaagaaatttattttactgcattttcctcttctttccATGTTTTGGTATCGTGGAATCCATTTTTAACTCTAAACATAAATAAGATAACCATAACATTTTCCATTCACACAAGCATTATTGCATAAGCACAAAAAACAAACCCAGGCCTGCAGAAAAACATTAATTCTCCATAAATTCCCACAGAATTCAAACTAATTTGCTAGCAGACAACACTGAGTTTTCTGATTAGAGACCTCATTCCACAACAGTCAAAACGGGGAGCACGCAAGTCAAACCCTAAGAACGAAATGCAAAATTCTACACAACATTCACACCATCAGAAAACAACAAGGCATCAAAAAAATcgacaaaaaagaaacagaaactGATTGAATCATAAACATTAAACAGTTACAACAGTAACGAATCAACGCACGAATCAGTCGGCATACCTATACGAGTAAATACCCAAATACGTGCGAATTCTACGAAACAAAAACGAGAACAACAagattcaacaaaaattgCTTACAATTACAAAAGGAGAATTTGAAGGCGTCGGCAGATAAGTAGAAATCTGTGAtctttttctctgtttttatGCGGAGATGAGAGACTTTTTGCGGGAAAAGGTAATTGCGGgtaaattttgttgtatatatattttattatgggagtaaaaatataaaaatatcagaaCGAGATTCTGCAAGCAGAATTATCTATCTACCTTTATTTTGTCCTTTACTTAAATCTCTTGTTTGGAATCGGTAGTTACCCTTACCCACCCCTCCATCTCCATGCCCctgctttcttttctctcccattttacaattttttatgccTATAATTTTACCACTAAATTAAACTCTTttgagtaaatatttttactttttggaaattatagatatattttttttaaaggtgTTAATGTAATTAGTAATAGCAACGGGACGAGCGTGAGACGCGTCTATCGGGACTGATGAAAATTATCATGCCCGACAAATTCccatgaatttataatttttatattttttacacaactcgtaaataatttatataattttttagtgtGTTGTTATACATAttgaactttttataaaagtaaatttttaatacaaatttaaaatattaaattgaacttatatatactgtaaaatctgtaaatttataagatagttaatatataatattctatatatatttttagtatgtggacatgtaattgaataaaatttataagttaataaatttgggtataaaagtgaaattaacccacataatttatttactttataaaatatatttgcatatattgagCTTATAAACATTTCTTTAcgtttcataatttataaaaaattataaattataaatatcatttttaaaataaaatatgagtaaaaatttatatcactaaaaatagtttcgagagatattttaataaaacatattttagaaaatagaataaaaaaaaagtataagggaatgatatttttatcttatcaatgtcaaattattttgtcagGATATTTTTGTTACCTATCATACTTTAAGGgtataaataagataaaatgcATATTCAGAGACACAAagtgtatttaatctaataataaatagtttattttagataatattatagaatttgCATACACATAAAACGTGTCACAAATTATTGATAGATATTAATGTAGGCACTTAAAAAACGATTGATATACATTctattacttttatatttgtttctttttatataatattattcgaataatattacaagttaataatatttaaaattagagaaatgtgtaaaaaaaaggtaaaataatagtgggtataaataatatattctcTTACTAAAAATTAGTGCCTACATATAAGAGaagcatattttaaaataaaaataatgtcaacaatttatgatattttatacaataaaactaactaaaatatacaataaataaaaaatgttgttaattattcattatctAAACTAAATTATAAAGGAAAACAAGATTGGCTACtctttgaaataatattaatttgaattaattaagtgAAAGAAGTGGCATTAGAAGCTTCCAAACACGGCTTTAGCAACCACTGGCATTTTATCAGACACCATCAAGCGGAAACAGCCGAGCTGCGCGGGGCGGACGATTCCGGGGGAATTGGCCATTTTCTAGATTGCTCTCGAATCGTTAGACAAAACAAAGTGGTGAGAACCCAGAAGAAAGCAAAACCCTGATCTCTGTTTGCTGCTGTTATTCTACCGAGGAAGAAGAAATACAATAGTCAATAGTGCAGTGGGAGATGGGCATAATAAGAAGCAGCTTCTCCTTCATTGCGGGAACAGTCTGCGGAATTTACATAGCCCAGAATTACAAGGTTCCCAATATCAAGAAGGTCGTGTACGAGGCCCTTTTTACTGCCAAGCAAGTGGAAGAAAAATACCGCAAGCCTAAGAAGCCTGGCGATGACGCCGTATGACACTCCCCCTCGGCGGGGCTGAACTTGATTGACTTGATTACAGGTGTTCCCTCGAAGAATTCTTTCTGTTCCTTTTTTTAgaaatcattttcatttagttTTGTGGATAAACCTGATGTTTGTTGACTTTATTGTATTTCAAGCGCTCCGCCAAGTTCATTGAACAATGACTGCGTTGTGGCTAGTTTTAGATTGTTCAGGATAAGAATTTGATTGAGTGATTTGCTATGTGATAGGATTATATTGAACACGAATGCATTGAAAACGTATGCCACTGGCATGAGGTTCAGTCAAGTTCGCCCATTAGCCGTGGCCATAAGGTGTTGGAGGGGATAAGTGGGATCCCTTTCCTTTGGTGTTGGGTAGAAGTGCTATTTGAGTTGTTAGCATGGATAGAAACTCGGAAATACAATAACAGGGTGGTTTCAGAATTTAAGACTGGAGTTGGAAATCttgagattataaatttattcctATTGCAACATGTCTTCACCTAGTGGAATGACATGATAAGTTCTCAGTTTTACTCGCGTTTACAACATGGCAGGATATCGTTTGCTCCATATAATAACTGAAGTCCCCTGGATCTTAAATAATGTGCCTGCCTGATACATGACAGTCAGTGTAGTTGATTGAAGTAATGGGGAAATTCTTCTATAGCCATTTTCCAAGTGCGCAGCATCGAGCACAGCATTTAGTTTCAAGAGTTTTCGACAGCTAGTATGTcaatttcttctctttattGATCTTGTAAGCTATGTTTGTTACAAGTATTTTGCgagtaaaagaaaagaaaacacctAGAGAAGATAACTTTGGTTGTTTGCATACTAAGGAACATACtgaggaaaagaaaacttGAGCGAAAATATTGTGTAACTTgggaaaaatgagagaaaagtCTATATGGTCATCTCTCCTTCCAACACTCACCTTCTTTCTTCCCATTTTATCTCAACTTATGGTCCGAGAAAACTAAAGAAACCTGAAATCTATATTCTTTTGATTTCATAATTCCTTTTTTCCTAACATTTTCCTTTCCTCATCAAAATCTATGGACCAAACAAATTGGTAATTTGTTTGGGTTTCTCATTTTACATTAGAGAGCTAGGATTTGAGGCATCCATGGCTTATTTACTAGTTTGAATAGGATTCATCTTCTTGGAGCCTTTATTGCTTTGCTTTCTGGTTGGTTAttgctctcttttttcttttagttggTAGAGAATAAAATCTACAGGAAACCTAGCGAGCTTGACATGCTAAGCTTCAATTGATGTTGGAAACCGGAAAAGGATGAGGTAACTCGAAGGACATAACTTTTGTCTTTGTCGGCTTCATTTCTCCAGAAAATGCCGATTCTTGgtaagatattataaaaaaacatgaatttgTGCTCTGGACTATTAGAGTTTTGGTAGTATATCAGAATCTAGATTTGCAAGATCTAGAAAAGTTGGCTCAAATAAAGGATCAAGGAGAAAGGTTGTGGCCTTGTTCGACAGGAAGAAATGTCCTTGAAAACTTGAAGATTTGTTATGACTTATACTGATCCTGAATAAGTCAAAGTTACTCCTAGAATCAAATGATAATGGACTGAGTAGGCAGAGAATGTGATGCTGCAGTACACCTGCACTTGCTCTTGTATTCAGTATACTGTCCTGTTGTATCATACTCCTTGTGGGACATGTACAAATATATGATCTATGCTGGTGTAATCATGGGGTCCTAAGTTAGGTATAACAATACTCATTTCAGAAACAGTTGTCCGAGTTCTCTTCTAAAGTATTTTCTCAGTTTGATAGATTTGTTGTTTGCTGCCTTTCTG
This region of Sesamum indicum cultivar Zhongzhi No. 13 linkage group LG4, S_indicum_v1.0, whole genome shotgun sequence genomic DNA includes:
- the LOC105160600 gene encoding uncharacterized protein LOC105160600; translation: MGIIRSSFSFIAGTVCGIYIAQNYKVPNIKKVVYEALFTAKQVEEKYRKPKKPGDDAV